A single Brachybacterium sillae DNA region contains:
- the glgX gene encoding glycogen debranching protein GlgX, which produces MQIWPGHPYPLGATFDGSGTNFALFSEVAERVELCLLDDDLTERRIEMTEVDAYVWHVYLPSVQPGQRYGFRVHGPYDPASGHRCDPSKLLLDPYAKAIEGMATNHPSLYSYDFADTSQRNEEDSAAHTMHSVVVSPYFDWGNDHPPAHDYHDTVIYEAHVKGLTMTHPGIDEEIRGTYVAMGSPVIIDHLKSLGVTAVEFMPVHQFVQDGHLQDKGLRNYWGYNTIGFFAPHNEYAHAGQLGQQVQEFKQMVKNLHDADIEVILDVVYNHTAEGNHMGPTLCFRGIDNAAYYRLVEDDKSHYYDTTGTGNSLLMRTPHVLQLIMDSLRYWVTEMHVDGFRFDLASTLARELHEVDRLSAFFDIIQQDPIISQVKLIAEPWDLGEGGYQVGGFPPLWSEWNGRYRDTVRDFHRSEPGMLGDFSSRLAGSSDLYEHTGRTPIASINFVTAHDGFTLRDLVSYNERHNEANQEGGADGESHNRSWNSGAEGETDDQSVRELRLRRAKNLMATLLVSQGVPMVLYGDEMWRTQGGNNNAYCQDTEIAWMDWEMGEEQQEMLDFTRRMIRLRRKHPILRRRRFLQGAPREDSPSTLPDVAWLGTDGEPMENGDWSDPNNKCLMLFLNGDAIPEPDTRGQRIVDGSGLVLFNASGNGVDFTLPPAEYGETWTVLEGTGSSLEIDDQVAAGTTLTREPHSLLILGRPPLTDEATTEEFGTHTQRTLA; this is translated from the coding sequence ATGCAGATCTGGCCTGGCCACCCCTATCCCCTCGGCGCCACCTTCGACGGCTCCGGGACGAACTTCGCCCTCTTCTCCGAGGTCGCCGAACGGGTCGAGCTGTGCCTGCTCGACGACGACCTGACCGAGCGGCGCATCGAAATGACGGAGGTCGACGCCTACGTCTGGCACGTGTACCTGCCGTCGGTGCAGCCCGGGCAGCGGTACGGCTTCCGTGTCCACGGCCCCTACGACCCGGCATCCGGCCACCGCTGCGATCCCAGCAAGCTGCTGTTGGACCCGTACGCGAAGGCGATCGAGGGGATGGCCACCAACCACCCGTCCCTGTACTCCTACGACTTCGCGGACACCTCCCAGCGCAATGAGGAGGACTCCGCAGCGCACACCATGCATTCGGTGGTGGTCTCCCCCTATTTCGACTGGGGCAACGACCATCCGCCGGCCCACGACTACCACGACACCGTGATCTACGAGGCCCACGTGAAGGGCCTGACGATGACCCACCCGGGCATCGACGAGGAGATCCGCGGCACCTACGTGGCGATGGGCTCCCCGGTGATCATCGACCACCTGAAGTCCCTGGGTGTCACGGCCGTGGAGTTCATGCCAGTGCACCAGTTCGTCCAGGACGGGCACCTGCAGGACAAGGGCCTGCGCAACTACTGGGGCTACAACACCATCGGCTTCTTCGCCCCCCACAACGAGTACGCGCACGCCGGGCAGCTGGGCCAGCAGGTTCAGGAGTTCAAGCAGATGGTGAAGAACCTGCACGATGCGGACATCGAGGTGATCCTCGACGTGGTGTACAACCACACCGCCGAGGGCAACCACATGGGCCCCACCCTGTGCTTCCGCGGCATCGACAACGCCGCGTACTACCGCCTGGTGGAGGACGACAAGTCCCACTACTACGACACCACCGGCACCGGGAACTCGCTGCTCATGCGCACCCCGCACGTGCTGCAGCTGATCATGGACTCGCTGCGCTACTGGGTCACCGAGATGCATGTCGACGGATTCCGCTTCGACCTGGCCTCCACCCTGGCCCGTGAGCTGCACGAGGTGGACCGTCTCTCGGCGTTCTTCGACATCATCCAGCAGGACCCGATCATCTCCCAGGTGAAGCTGATCGCTGAGCCGTGGGACCTCGGCGAGGGCGGCTACCAGGTCGGCGGCTTCCCGCCCCTGTGGTCGGAGTGGAACGGCCGCTACCGCGACACGGTGCGCGACTTCCACCGCTCCGAGCCGGGGATGCTGGGGGACTTCTCCTCCCGTCTGGCGGGCAGCTCCGACCTGTACGAGCACACCGGTCGCACTCCCATCGCGTCGATCAATTTCGTCACCGCCCACGACGGCTTCACTCTGCGTGACCTCGTCTCCTACAACGAGCGCCACAACGAGGCCAACCAGGAGGGCGGCGCCGACGGCGAGAGCCACAACCGCTCCTGGAACTCCGGCGCTGAGGGCGAGACCGACGACCAGAGCGTGCGGGAGCTGCGCCTGCGCCGAGCCAAGAACCTCATGGCGACGCTGCTGGTCAGCCAGGGTGTGCCGATGGTCCTGTACGGCGACGAGATGTGGCGCACCCAGGGTGGCAACAACAACGCCTACTGCCAGGACACCGAGATCGCCTGGATGGACTGGGAGATGGGTGAGGAGCAGCAGGAGATGCTGGACTTCACCCGCCGCATGATCCGTCTGCGGCGCAAGCACCCCATCCTTCGCCGCCGCCGCTTCCTGCAGGGCGCCCCGCGGGAGGACTCGCCCTCGACGCTGCCTGATGTGGCATGGCTCGGCACCGACGGGGAGCCGATGGAGAACGGTGACTGGTCGGATCCGAACAACAAGTGCCTCATGCTGTTCCTCAACGGTGACGCCATCCCCGAGCCGGACACCCGCGGCCAGCGGATCGTCGATGGATCCGGTCTGGTGCTGTTCAACGCCAGCGGCAACGGGGTGGACTTCACCCTGCCGCCGGCGGAGTACGGCGAGACCTGGACGGTGCTGGAGGGCACCGGGTCCTCGCTGGAGATCGACGACCAGGTCGCCGCCGGCACCACTCTCACCCGGGAACCGCATTCGCTGCTGATCCTCGGTCGTCCGCCACTGACCGACGAGGCCACCACCGAGGAGTTCGGAACACACACCCAGCGAACCCTCGCCTGA